From Pelomonas sp. SE-A7, a single genomic window includes:
- a CDS encoding ABC transporter substrate-binding protein — protein sequence MRNPRRTLLTLAAALLGAPSAWASAAGPEIRIGASAALSGPAAGLGQRFHAGAGAYFNQLNAQGGIGGARVVVDLLDDAYESDKADLNTRKLVEDPRVLALFGYVGTPTSNMALPYVKRWSIPFVGAYTGADVLRSPYRPLVFNVRASYREEAQQLAVAMKIAGIHTLNVFYQADLFGRAGLEAMRAVAGAQGLQILATDTVKRNTAEVAEAVEALVQASPADAIFMVSTYASSAAFVRQARAKGFRGRFYALSFAGMEQLRHALGKPLAKGLTVAQVVPDPEDRALPVVAEYQQAMREAGDRQFDSISLEGYLAAKVMAEGLRRAKAPLTRESLAQGLESVGQLDLGGFHVHFGPGQRNGSSLVELRVLP from the coding sequence ATGCGCAACCCGAGGCGAACCCTGCTGACGCTGGCGGCGGCCCTGCTGGGCGCGCCGTCGGCATGGGCGAGCGCCGCCGGCCCGGAGATCCGCATCGGCGCCTCGGCGGCGCTCAGCGGCCCGGCCGCCGGCCTGGGCCAGCGCTTCCATGCCGGCGCCGGCGCCTACTTCAACCAGCTCAATGCACAGGGCGGCATCGGCGGAGCCCGGGTGGTCGTGGACCTGCTCGACGACGCCTACGAATCCGACAAGGCCGACCTCAATACCCGCAAGCTGGTGGAAGACCCCCGTGTGCTGGCCCTGTTCGGCTACGTGGGCACGCCCACCAGCAATATGGCCCTGCCCTATGTGAAGCGCTGGTCCATTCCTTTCGTCGGCGCCTACACCGGGGCAGATGTGCTGCGCAGCCCCTACCGCCCGCTGGTCTTCAATGTGCGCGCCAGCTACCGCGAAGAAGCCCAGCAGCTGGCGGTTGCCATGAAGATCGCCGGGATCCACACGCTCAATGTGTTCTACCAGGCGGACCTCTTCGGCCGAGCCGGCCTGGAGGCCATGCGCGCCGTGGCCGGTGCGCAGGGCCTGCAGATCCTGGCCACCGACACGGTCAAGCGCAACACGGCCGAGGTGGCCGAGGCGGTGGAGGCCCTGGTACAGGCCAGTCCGGCCGATGCGATCTTCATGGTGTCGACCTATGCCAGCAGCGCTGCCTTCGTGCGCCAGGCGCGGGCCAAGGGCTTCCGCGGACGCTTCTATGCGCTGTCCTTCGCCGGCATGGAGCAGTTGCGCCATGCCCTGGGCAAGCCGCTGGCCAAGGGCCTGACCGTGGCCCAGGTCGTCCCCGATCCCGAAGACCGCGCCCTGCCGGTGGTGGCCGAATACCAGCAGGCCATGCGCGAGGCCGGCGACAGGCAGTTCGACTCCATCAGCCTGGAGGGCTACCTGGCCGCCAAGGTGATGGCCGAAGGCCTGCGCCGTGCCAAGGCGCCGCTGACCCGCGAGAGCCTGGCGCAGGGCCTGGAGTCGGTCGGCCAGCTGGACCTGGGCGGCTTCCATGTGCATTTCGGACCGGGCCAGCGCAACGGCTCCAGCCTGGTCGAGTTGCGCGTGCTGCCCTGA